Proteins found in one Ammospiza nelsoni isolate bAmmNel1 chromosome 15, bAmmNel1.pri, whole genome shotgun sequence genomic segment:
- the PHKA1 gene encoding phosphorylase b kinase regulatory subunit alpha, skeletal muscle isoform has translation MRSRSNSGVRLDGYGRLVQQTILRHQDAVTGLLPASADHQDAWVRDNVYSILAVWGLGLAYRKNADRDEDKAKAYELEQSVVKLMQGLLQCMMRQVDKVEAFKYSQSTRDCLHAKYNTHTCATVVGDHEWGHLQMDATSLYLLMLAQMTASGLHIIHSLDEVNFIQNLVFYIEAAYKTADFGIWERGDKTNQGITELNASSVGMAKAALEALDELDLFGAKGGPQSVIWVLSDEVQHCQSILHSMLPRASTSKEVDASVLSVISYPAFAVEDSELVEITKQEIITKLQGRYGCCRFLRDGYRTPKEDPKRLYYEPAELKLFENIECEWPLFWAYLMIDGIFSGNMEQVQEYREALEGVLIKGKNGVHLLPELYSVPPDKVDEEYRNPHTVDRIPMGKLPHMWGQSLYILGCLMAEGFLAPGEIDPLNRRFATVPKPDVVVQVCILAETEEIKAILQKEGINVETVADVYPIRVQPARILSHIYARLGRNKQMCLTGRPYRHMGVLGTSKLYKIRKSIFTFTPQFIDQQQFYLALDNKMIVEMLRTDLSYLCSRWRMTGRPTITFPISHTMLDETSSSVHPTVLAMLQKLQDGYFGGARIQTGKLSEFLTTSCRTHLSFMDPGPEEDTDDEVAQYLDHLLQRTTPQSNLPPTTQRGGLSRFRAAVHTTRDLMSLASKAKDLHVQNVGMYVPSRIFQASQQSVKLLSSLHQHDLDGKSHALYAEMNLPRDEDGNVDCKALVDQLRICPTLQEQADILYMLHILKGPEWHTGLDSEPGPTIKELLTELYVRVGETRQWALIRYVSGILKKKVEALDEACTDLLSHQKHLTVGLPPEPREKTISTPIPYEELVHLIDEASEKNLSVSILTQEIMVYLAMYIRTQPALFAEMFRIRIGLIIQVMATELAHSLCCSAGEATENLMNLSPSDMKSLLYHILSGKEFGVERSVRSVDSSLTTAVSICDMEAVGTTRPERTGLVRLKSEIKQQLDKRRQSLPGSKPLSLQSGDTTLRSSLSAGHTELLGKDSFSRVLEDQGTTDSRQGQWQRRRRLDGALNRVPVGFYQKVWKVLQKCHGLSVEGFVLPSSTTREMTPGEMKFAVHVESVLNRVPQPEYRQLLVEAILVLTMLVDMEVHTIGGIIAVEKILHIANDLFYEEQKALGADEHMLERDPSTGICSLLYDSAPSGRFGTMTYLSKSVALYVYDFLPTDGCSMQ, from the exons ATGAGGAGCCGGAGCAACTCGGGTGTACGTCTGGACGGCTACGGGCGCCTGGTGCAGCAGACCATCCTCCGCCACCAG GACGCGGTGACGGGGCTGCTCCCCGCCAGCGCCGACCACCAGGACGCCTGGGTCCGGGACAACGTGTACAGCATCTTGGCGGTGTGGGGTCTTGGCCTAGCCTACCGCAAGAATGCCGACCGCGACGAGGACAAGGCCAAGGCCTACGAGCTGGAGCAG AGCGTGGTGAAGCTgatgcaggggctgctccagtgCATGATGAGACAG GTGGACAAGGTAGAGGCCTTCAAGTACAGTCAGAGCACCAGGGACTGCCTGCATGCCAAATATAACACCCACACCTGTGCCACCGTGGTAGGAGACCACGAATGGGGTCACCTACAGATGGATGCTACCTCCCTCTACCTCCTCATGCTTGCACAAATGACGGCCTCAG GCCTTCACATAATTCACAGCTTGGATGAAGTCAACTTTATCCAGAACCTTGTGTTCTACATCGAAGCTGCCTACAAAACTGCG GACTTTGGCATATGGGAGCGTGGGGACAAGACAAACCAGGGCATCACCGAGTTGAATGCCAGTTCTGTTGGCATGGCCAAG gctgccctggaggcaCTGGATGAGCTGGATCTCTTTGGAGCCAAGGGAGGCCCGCAGTCAGTGATATGGGTGCTGTCAGACGaagtgcagcactgccag TCGATCCTCCACTCAATGCTGCCCAGGGCCTCCACATCCAAGGAGGTGGATGCCAGTGTGCTCTCTGTCATCTCCTACCCAGCATTTGCTGTGGAGGACAGCGAGCTGGTAGAAATCACCAAGCAGGAGATTATCACCAAGCTGCAG GGCCGCTATGGCTGCTGCCGCTTCCTCCGGGATGGATACAGGACTCCCAAAGAG GACCCCAAACGCCTCTACTATGAACCTGCTGAGCTGAAGCTGTTTGAGAACATTGAGTGTGAGTGGCCTCTCTTCTGGGCATACTTGATGATTGATGGGATTTTCAGTGGAAACATGGAGCAG GTGCAGGAGTATCGGGAAGCCCTTGAAGGGGTTCTTATCAAGGGGAAGAATGGGGTACacctgctgccagagctctaCAGTGTCCCACCAGATAAG GTGGATGAAGAATACAGGAATCCACACACTGTGGATAGGATACCCATGGGCAAGCTGCCACACATGTGGGGACAGTCCCTCTACATTCTGGGTTGTCTGATGGCTGAG GGGTTTCTAGCTCCTGGTGAAATAGATCCCCTCAACCGCCGTTTCGCGACTGTCCCTAAACCTGATGTGGTGGTCCAAG TGTGTATCCTGGCTGAAACAGAGGAGATCAAGGCAATCCTGCAGAAGGAAGGCATTAACGTGGAGACTGTGGCCGACGTCTACCCCATCAGAGTGCAGCCTGCTCGCATCCTCAGCCACATCTATGCCCGGCTGG GCCGCAACAAGCAGATGTGCCTTACTGGACGGCCCTACCGGCATATGGGTGTCCTTGGGACCTCCAAGCTCTACAAAATCAGGAAGAGCATCTTTACCTTTACCCCACAG TTCATAGACCAGCAGCAGTTCTACCTGGCTCTTGACAACAAGATGATTGTGGAGATGCTGAGGACAGACCTCTCCTACCTGTGCAGCCGGTGGAGGATGACTGGGCGACCAACCATCACCTTCCCCATCTCCCACACCATGCTCG ATGAAACCAGCAGCAGTGTCCATCCCACGGTGCTGGCAATGCTTCAAAAGCTGCAGGATGGGTATTTTGGTGGTGCAAG AATTCAGACTGGTAAATTGTCGGAGTTCCTGACAACATCATGCCGAACGCACCTCAGCTTTATGGACCCTGGGCCAGAGG AGGACACCGATGATGAGGTTGCTCAGTATCTGGATCACCTGCTGCAGCGCACGACTCCGCAGTCAAACCTGCCTCCGACCACCCAGCGGGGAGGGCTGAGCCGCTTCAGGGCTGCTGTCCACACCACCCGTGACCTCATGTCCCTGGCATCCAAGGCCAAGGACCTGCATGTCCAGA atgTTGGGATGTATGTCCCCAGCAGGATCTTCCAGGCATCGCAGCAGTCAGTTAAGCTTCTGAGTTCACTCCACCAGCATGACTTGGATGGCAAG AGCCACGCGCTCTATGCAGAGATGAACTTGCCACGTGATGAGGATGGAAATGTGGACTGCAAGGCACTGGTGGACCAGCTGCGCATCTGCCCCACACTGCAGGAACAAGCAGACATCCTTTACATGCTCCACATCCTCAA GGGACCCGAGTGGCACACAGGGCTTGATAGTGAGCCTGGCCCCACCATCAAGGAGCTCCTCACTGAGTTGTATGTGCGGGTGGGGGAGACACGCCAGTGGGCCCTGATTCGCTACGTCTCTGGTATCCTCAAGAAGAAAGTTGAAGCTCTGGATGAG GCCTGTACTGACCTCCTATCTCACCAGAAACACTTGACAGTGGGGCTGCCCCCAGAGCCACGTGAGAAGACAATCTCCAC CCCAATCCCCTATGAGGAACTTGTTCACCTTATTGATGAAGCCAGTGAGAAGAACCTCAGTGTGTCTATCCTTACccag GAGATCATGGTGTACTTAGCCATGTACATACGCACACAGCCTGCACTGTTTGCTGAGATGTTCCGCATCCGCATTGGGCTCATCATCCAGGTGATGGCAACAGAGCTGGCACACTCCCTGTGTTGTTCAG CTGGAGAAGCCACGGAGAACCTGATGAATCTCAGCCCATCAGACATGAAGAGTCTCCTCTACCACATCCTTTCTGGCAAGGAGTTTGGGGTGGAAAGGAGTG TGCGTTCCGTGGACTCGTCGCTCACCACTGCTGTCTCCATCTGTGACATGGAAGCTGTCGGGACCACCAGGCCTGAGCGCACTGGCCTCGTCAGGCTGAAAAGTGAAATCAAACAG CAACTGGATAAACGTAGGCAGTCTCTGCCTGGGAGTAAG CCCCTCAGTTTGCAGTCCGGAGACACCACCCTCAGGTCCTCTCTG TctgctgggcacacagagctgctgggcaagGACTCCTTTTCAAGGGTGCTAGAAGACCAGGGCACTACGGACAGCCGGCAGGGCCAGTGGCAGCGGAGGCGCCGGCTGGATGGGGCCCTTAACCGTGTCCCTGTGGGCTTCTACCAGAAAGTCTGGAAGGTCCTGCAGAAG TGCCATGGTCTCTCTGTGGAGGGCTTTGTTCTTCCCTCCTCAACAACCAGAGAG ATGACCCCAGGGGAAATGAAGTTTGCTGTGCATGTGGAATCTGTCCTCAACCGTGTGCCCCAGCCAGAGtacaggcagctgctggtggaagCTATCTTAGTGCTCACCATGCTGGTGGACATGGAGGTGCACACCATTGGTGGCATCATAGCTGTGGAAAAGATCTTGCACATAGCAAATGACCTCTTCTATGAGGAGCAG AAAGCCCTGGGTGCTGATGAGCACATGCTGGAGAGGGATCCTTCGACAGGCATCTGCAGCCTGCTGTATGACAGTGCACCAAGCGGCCGGTTTGGCACCATGACCTACCTGTCCAAGTCGGTGGCCTTGTATGTGTACGACTTTCTGCCCACAGATGGCTGCTCCATGCAGTAG
- the BMP15 gene encoding bone morphogenetic protein 15, whose product MAMPYPFTSLLLLLVLPLSQAANQSPLPLGSLPAVPTLPLLQALQTRAPGSPGWQAGPASGQPLRYMLNLYRRAADREGRPRRSRSLGTNTIRLVQASSHGGQPWAGRWYLQALTYHMEGQPEVEHLLRATVVYLPSLSLAHGRLLCALELVMAGEPPRVLLSPTARSHDGWAEVDVTPYLVLGNSSMGSLALRHVCVRAGRAGGHHAPVAPGHPFLLLYLNDTQAGFTPLAAEPHRHRRDTGTLAHDLPKYLREQGGEKSDCSLRPFPVSFAQLGWDHWIIAPHRYNPRYCKGTCPHLLRYDFHAPNHAVVQSFVHQLVDANVPRPSCVPYRYSPISVLMIERNGGILYKEYENMIAESCTCR is encoded by the exons ATGGCTATGCCCTACCCTTTCAccagcctcctccttctccttgttTTGCCCCTTTCCCAAGCTGCGAACCAGTCCCCACTGCCCCttggctccctgcctgctgtccccaccctgcccctcctgcaggccctgcaaACGCGGGCTccaggcagcccaggctggcaggcGGGGCCAGCCAGCGGACAGCCCCTGCGCTACATGCTGAATCTGTACCGGCGTGCTGCTGACCGCGAAGGGCGACCCCGCCGCAGCCGCAGCCTAGGCACCAACACCATCCGCCTGGTGCAGGCCAGCTCCCATGGGGGTCAGCCCTGGGCAG GTCGCTGGTACTTGCAGGCCCTCACCTACCACATGGAGGGCCAGCCAGAGGTCGAGCACCTCCTCAGAGCTACTGTGGTCTACCTGCCCAGTCTGTCACTGGCCCACGGTCGCCTTCtctgtgctctggagctggTGATGGCTGGCGAGCCGCCCAGGGTGCTGCTCAGCCCTACTGCCCGTTCCCATGATGGCTGGGCCGAAGTTGATGTCACCCCTTACCTGGTGCTGGGGAACAGCAGCATGGGGAGCCTGGCACTGCGGCATGTCTGTGTGCGTGCTGGCCGAGCAGGAGGCCACCATGCCCCTGTGGCCCCCGGCCaccctttcctccttctctaCCTTAACGACACTCAGGCAGGGTTCACacctctggcagcagagccccaccgACACCGACGTGATACAGGGACATTGGCTCATGACCTGCCCAAGTACCTgcgggagcagggaggggagaagaGTGACTGTTCCCTCCGCCCCTTCCCTGTCAGTtttgcacagctgggctgggaccaCTGGATCATCGCTCCTCACCGCTACAACCCACGCTACTGCAAGGGCACCTGTCCCCACCTGCTCCGCTATGACTTCCATGCACCCAACCATGCTGTGGTGCAGAGTTTTGTTCATCAGCTTGTGGATGCCAATGTGCCCCGGCCCTCCTGTGTGCCCTATCGCTACAGCCCCATCAGTGTCCTCATGATTGAGCGCAATGGAGGCATCCTGTACAAGGAGTATGAGAACATGATTGCAGAGTCCTGCACTTGCCGGTAA